The genomic window TGATTGGTGGTTGTTGTCTCTGCAAACGCAAAAACGGGCTGAAATAATAGCCCTAACACAACCAAGAAAATCAGAATGGTTTTTTTCATGGTTATATTATACCACGGATAGCGGTTTGAATTCTATTTAAGGTCTCCTCTTTGCCTAAAACCTCGGCAATTTCATACGGTCCGGGAGAATTTTGCTGACCTGATAAAGCCACGCGCAGAGGCCACAATACCGAACCGGTTGAGTATGCTTTTTCTTTCATCCACTCCCCTACTTTGGCTTCCAAACTTTCTTTTGTCCATTTTTTTTGTTTGGCTAAAAATTCAGCGAGTTGCGGCAAGATTTTTGCCGCCTCTTCTTTGGAACTTTTTTTCCAGATTAAAAGATCTGGTTCATATTCCGGCAATTGGGTTATGAATTTTATCGCTTCGGGTAGCTCTGACAAAACCGTGATTCTTTCTCTTTCCAACGCAATCGCGTTCTCCAGTTTCTTATCTTTTGGGTTGAGTCCGGCCATTTTTGCCAACTCTTTATTTGATAATTTCTTTATATATTGTTTATTATACCAGTCCAATTTTTCCAAATTAAATACGGCGCCGGATTTATTCACTTTTTCCAGCTTGAATTCTTTTATTAATTCCTTAATGCTGAAAATTTCTTTTTCCGTGCCCGGGTTCCAACCAAGAAAGGCGACGAAATTGATTAATGCTTCCGGCAAATATCCTTTTTTTCTGTAATCTTCAACCGCCACATCGCCCTGGCGTTTGCTTAGTTTGGATTTATCCGGATTCAATAATAATGGCAAGTGCGCCATATTAGGAACTTCCCAACCAAAATATTTATACAGTTGAATATGCTTGGGCACACTGCTAATCCACTCTTCACCTCGGATAATATGGGTGATATTCATTAAATGATCATCAACCACCACCGCCAAGTGATAGGTGGGGAAGCCGTCGGACTTTAACAAAACTTGATCATCAACCAGTTCATTTTTGAAAACAACTTCACCGCGGATTAAGTCCGTAAATGCTGTCTCCCCCGTTTCCGGCATCTTTAATCTGATTACATGTTTTTCGCCGGCGGCCACGCGCTTTTTTGCTTCTTGCGGATCAATGGATAAGCAATGTTTATCGTATTTGGTCGGCATTTTTTTAATTTGCTGGTCCTCGCGTAATTTTTCCAAACGTTCCGGCGTACAAAAACAATAATAGGCCTGGCCGGCGTCAATTAGTTGATCGGTATATTTTTTATAGACGTCTAAGTGTTCGGATTGAGTATATAATTTTTCGTCATGCACTATTCCAGCCCAGCCAAGCGAGTCCAAAATATTCTTCACACCATCGGCCACAAATCTTTCCCGGTCAGTATCCTCAATGCGCAACAAAAACTTGCCTTTATTTTGTTTGGCAACCAAATATGAATATAAGGCGGTGCGCAGACCGCCGACATGCAAATATCCGGTTGGGCTGGGGGCGAAACGGGTGCGGATCATAGATGTGTTTAATAATGTTTATGCTAAAATTATACCCCAACTTTAGGCACAAATCAAGGTAATATCTTTAATTCTATCTAAAATAAACAATAACTCTGGATGAAATTTTTCACCAGCAGCAATCATCTTTTTTATCTCTTGATTACTAAAAAATTTTACCGAATCAACCACTTCAGAATCAATAATAAATGGACCGTCACTTTTAGCTGTAAAACTTGTCAAAAATTTGCCAATTCCATCCGGTGTTAAATAAAAATCCTTGCGTGCTAATTCCAATTTACATTCCAACCCGATTTCTTCTTTAAGTTCTCTTAAAGCTCCTTCTTCATATGTCTCCCCTGACTGAACATGGCCACTGGCACTTATTGACCAATGCCTAGGGCAAAAATGTACATTTTGGCTGCGTAATTGCAAGGCCAATTTGTTTTCATTATTAAAAATAAAAACATTCGCAATCCTGTGCGTCAACTTTTTTTCATAAATATCATTCTTAGATCCACTGCCAACAATAATATCGTTTTCATCCACAATATCTAAAACTTCCATATTTATTTAAAAACAGATAAAAACAAAAATTTTATAGTGGCATTATAAATTCGGACCAATCTTGATGGTTGTTTAATAACCCGATAAAGCCACTCCAGTCCCAGATTACGTATCAAACTAGGGGCACGCTTAACCACACCAGAAATATAATCAAACGCCCCACCCACACCCATGGCAATTTTTATATTTGGTAACTTGGTTAAATTTTCATAGATCCATTTTTCCTGTTTGCCCATGCCAAAAGCAACAAAGATAATTTCTGCACCAGTTTGGTTGATTTTTTCCAAAATAGTTTCGTTATTTTCTACAGAAATCGTTCCATCTTGATTTTCATTTATTTTTGGGCCTTTATCCATCCCGGCTATTTTTAAATTTGAGAATTTCTTTAGCAAATTTTCAGCGGTTTTGTGTATCACCTCATCATTACCGGAACCCAACAAATAAACACCCCTCCCCTGCTCCGCGGCAATTTCACACAACTCAATCATAAAATCCACACCCGGAATTCTTTTTATACCGCTGGCCATCTGTAACCCAAACCCATCGCACAAATTTAAATCACTGGAATTTAAAACTTTTTTAAAATTTTCATCCTTTTGGGCTTTGACCAAAAACTCCGGATTAGGAGTGTAAATCTTATGTTGACCGGAAGGCAAAAACTCACGCGCTTTTTGTTGCGCTTCTGCCAAACTTAAACCGTCAATTCTAACTCCTAAAATTTCTTTAAAATTCATATTACCAGCTTCCTCCTCCACCCCCGCCAAAACCACCACCCGAGCCACCACCACTAAACCCACTGCCACCTCCTGGCGCAGTAGCCATGACTGCTCCGGCAGTATGACTAAAATTATTCATAGTAGAAGCAAAGGCGATAACTGAAAAATTGGCTCCACTTGAATCATTATACCAATTTGGATTTTGGGTATAAATTCCCTCAAATTGTTTAGCCCACTGCTTCTCCACTCCCAAAACCATCGCATACGGCAAAAGTTTCTCAAACTGCTCTGGATTTTTCTCGGGTGCATTATGAAAATTTATTCTATCTTTTTCCGCCACTGTCAGATATATTTTTAATCCTAAAATATGTTCTTTGGCCAACACACCCTTTTCACTCCTTCTTGGCATTATAAATCCAAGGACTACTATCATAACACCTGAAATAAACACGCTAATAGCCGCCAAAATATTTCCATCTTTTCCCAAGAGAATGCCACCGGCCGTAAAAAAGGCGCCTATTACACTAAAGATTATTCTGACTGTATTGGGATTTTTGACAAAATATCCTTTACTATACGTGTTGGCATAGATCATTTTTATAACCTCGGCAATCCCGGAATAAATTTTTGTTTTCAAAACGGACAAATTCACAATTTTTCCCGACTCAAACATCGCTTCCATCAATTTTTTATCAAAATCATTACTCAAATCATCCGGTTCTTTTAATTTATGAAAGGTATAATCTGGTTGTTTAAACAAAACACCATTTTCTGTCCTGATTATTTTTAAATACCCTTTTATAGCCAAATCAATAATTTGAGCCGAAATATCTCTGCTTTCCGCTTTTTCATCAATAATTGTGCCCACTTCGGCTGGGGACAACTTATCGGGCGGGTCAAATTGCGCAATAATCACTCCCCTGCCTTTTGGATCACGACCGAATTTGTACCAATATAAAATTAGCCCAATTAAAACAAGGATTGGCAAACCTAAAATGAGATTATCTTGTAAGGTGAGTAAAACGTTTTGGAGTTGAGTTGGTTGAAAAATCGTTCCCTTTGGCAAGCCCAATACTGCGGTCAAGCCCTCGCCGGGCGACAAATATCCTTGATTAAAAAGTACTGCGTTGTTATTTGTAAAAGAATGGGACAGACAAGGATTCTGGTTTCCACTCACACCCATATAACAAGCAGCTTGAATATTTTTACTGTCTACAGTAAAGTCAGAAAAAATAATTTTAACTGAAGCTTTATTAATTGCCACCTGCCAGCCGTTTCCTGTCGCATTCCAGTATAACTCGTCGTGATCAGAAAAATAATTTATAGCTCGATCAACAGTGTAACTAATTACATAAGTTTTTACTCCGGTTACCAGTTTGTCTGCGTCGCCAATTTTTATCTCTAAATTTTTACCGGGATACGAAATTGTATATTTGTACGGTTGGCCATTTTCATCAGTTACACTAATTTTACTAATTCTCAAATTATAATTTCCACCGCGCGCTTGATATTTAATCGGGATATCCCGGAATATCCCATGCTTCTGGACGCCATCAAAATTATACTCAACCCTTTCGGTAACATTTATACTACTATCTTTGTTAACATTAATAACAACGCCAAAATTATTGATTTCTTCAGCTCGGGCCAAACCGGCAAAACCCAAACCAATTATTATAAAAATGACAGTTAAAATTCGCTTCATAAATTAAGAGTTTAATTTAAAAGTTTCTATAACCTCATACACCGGCCCGGCAGGTGTTAAATCGCTTTTTATAAACAAAACTTCATCAACAATCCATTTTGTTTCTTGAACACTTATATTATCCAATGAAATTTTTCCGGAAAAATCAGGTTTTATACGGCCCAATGTGGCGTGCGGATACCATTTCCTGTTATTTAAATTTAAACCAATTTTAGCCAATTCATTGTGTAGTTCTACATATAAATTAACACTCGAATTTCTTTCATCATCACCAATATCAACCACCAATACATTCG from Patescibacteria group bacterium includes these protein-coding regions:
- a CDS encoding DUF2207 domain-containing protein, whose protein sequence is MKRILTVIFIIIGLGFAGLARAEEINNFGVVINVNKDSSINVTERVEYNFDGVQKHGIFRDIPIKYQARGGNYNLRISKISVTDENGQPYKYTISYPGKNLEIKIGDADKLVTGVKTYVISYTVDRAINYFSDHDELYWNATGNGWQVAINKASVKIIFSDFTVDSKNIQAACYMGVSGNQNPCLSHSFTNNNAVLFNQGYLSPGEGLTAVLGLPKGTIFQPTQLQNVLLTLQDNLILGLPILVLIGLILYWYKFGRDPKGRGVIIAQFDPPDKLSPAEVGTIIDEKAESRDISAQIIDLAIKGYLKIIRTENGVLFKQPDYTFHKLKEPDDLSNDFDKKLMEAMFESGKIVNLSVLKTKIYSGIAEVIKMIYANTYSKGYFVKNPNTVRIIFSVIGAFFTAGGILLGKDGNILAAISVFISGVMIVVLGFIMPRRSEKGVLAKEHILGLKIYLTVAEKDRINFHNAPEKNPEQFEKLLPYAMVLGVEKQWAKQFEGIYTQNPNWYNDSSGANFSVIAFASTMNNFSHTAGAVMATAPGGGSGFSGGGSGGGFGGGGGGSW
- a CDS encoding WecB/TagA/CpsF family glycosyltransferase produces the protein MNFKEILGVRIDGLSLAEAQQKAREFLPSGQHKIYTPNPEFLVKAQKDENFKKVLNSSDLNLCDGFGLQMASGIKRIPGVDFMIELCEIAAEQGRGVYLLGSGNDEVIHKTAENLLKKFSNLKIAGMDKGPKINENQDGTISVENNETILEKINQTGAEIIFVAFGMGKQEKWIYENLTKLPNIKIAMGVGGAFDYISGVVKRAPSLIRNLGLEWLYRVIKQPSRLVRIYNATIKFLFLSVFK
- the gltX gene encoding glutamate--tRNA ligase; translated protein: MIRTRFAPSPTGYLHVGGLRTALYSYLVAKQNKGKFLLRIEDTDRERFVADGVKNILDSLGWAGIVHDEKLYTQSEHLDVYKKYTDQLIDAGQAYYCFCTPERLEKLREDQQIKKMPTKYDKHCLSIDPQEAKKRVAAGEKHVIRLKMPETGETAFTDLIRGEVVFKNELVDDQVLLKSDGFPTYHLAVVVDDHLMNITHIIRGEEWISSVPKHIQLYKYFGWEVPNMAHLPLLLNPDKSKLSKRQGDVAVEDYRKKGYLPEALINFVAFLGWNPGTEKEIFSIKELIKEFKLEKVNKSGAVFNLEKLDWYNKQYIKKLSNKELAKMAGLNPKDKKLENAIALERERITVLSELPEAIKFITQLPEYEPDLLIWKKSSKEEAAKILPQLAEFLAKQKKWTKESLEAKVGEWMKEKAYSTGSVLWPLRVALSGQQNSPGPYEIAEVLGKEETLNRIQTAIRGII
- a CDS encoding NUDIX domain-containing protein produces the protein MEVLDIVDENDIIVGSGSKNDIYEKKLTHRIANVFIFNNENKLALQLRSQNVHFCPRHWSISASGHVQSGETYEEGALRELKEEIGLECKLELARKDFYLTPDGIGKFLTSFTAKSDGPFIIDSEVVDSVKFFSNQEIKKMIAAGEKFHPELLFILDRIKDITLICA
- the thpR gene encoding RNA 2',3'-cyclic phosphodiesterase, with amino-acid sequence MRAFIAFPLSDEAKQELVKTQAEINGQNLSAKIRWVEDKNMHVTVEFLGDVKEEQVEHIKNILNNICIQHKPFEYKLKKVNAFPNLEHPNVLVVDIGDDERNSSVNLYVELHNELAKIGLNLNNRKWYPHATLGRIKPDFSGKISLDNISVQETKWIVDEVLFIKSDLTPAGPVYEVIETFKLNS